AACCTGCTCTCGAAACGCCTCTTCGGCAGATCGGAACCTCAGTAGCGCCGCCTCGTCGATGACAGCCCAGAGCTCAGGGCTGTTCGCGCGGTCCAGGATCGCCTGACGCCGCTTGCGTGTCTCAAGTACGCGGTCGATGTCCAGCGGGTTCCGGCGAAGCAGGGCCCGCATCATCAGTTCGACGTAGCCGGGCGACTGCAGTAGTCCGGGGATGATGGCCAGCTCGTAGGTGTGGATGCTTCGGGCCTCGGCTTCGAACGCCGGAAAGTCATCCGTGAAGATGTCGCTGTACTTCGACCACCAGCCGCGCTCGCGTGCTTGCCGGGTGAGGTCGAGGACCGCCTCGCGACGACGCTCATCGGTAACGCCATAGATGTCCAGCAGCCCTTTGATCTCCATGACGGTCGGGCGCAGACGCACGCCGGTTTCGATGTTGCTGATCTTGCCCATCGACCACTCGGTGGCGTTCGCGACGTCCTCAACGGTCATGCTCGCGTCTTGGCGAGCTCGCTTCAGCTCTGCGGACAGGCGTCGGCGGCGGATGGACTGCCGCTGTTCGGCCATGTTCTCTCCTGGGCTTTGACCTGCTTCTCGGATGCTACGGGCGGACCGTGAAGTACGCGAATCGCTCATGGATGAAGCTTCCAGACATGAAGTGGCTATGGCTGATGAAAATTTTTATGAACAAGCTTTACATGAAAGCTTGAAACCATGAAGCTTCAGAGTAACGATGGGTGAGCAACCTATTCCCCGGCCGGACCTCCCATCCGGCCTCGCTCCCGAGGAGTTCGCCCATGCGACTCATCCGGACCCTCTACGCGTCCCTGTTCGAGGCGCGGCGGCGTCCGAACCAGCCGCCCCCGCGCCACGCCCGCACCCCATGGCCCCCGGTGCCCCGGGCAAGCCGTAAGAGCCCGGTCCCCGAACCGAGGCCCAAAGAGCGGCGGGCCAAGCGCCCCCGCTCCTACGCCGCCGCGCCGGTGGCGGTGCCCGACTCCGACCGGTTCGGCGAGCTCGGCGCACGCCACCGGCACCGCTGGCACCTGGCCTACGCCCCCGGCCAGGCCGCGCCGTACCAGGCCCACCACCGCGCCAGGACCGGCATCGTGCTGGCCGCCGGCGACCCCGACACCCTCGACTTCGCGCTGACCGCGTTCACGCCGCCGTCCTATGTCCGCCCCTACCTCGACCACCGCCCCGCCCGCGGGCGGCGGCCGATCACGGCCGGGGTGATCTGAATGCTCGACCTCACCCCCGATGAGGCCCGCCTGCTGCGCACCATGGCCGACGACATCGTCGAAGGCACCCAGGACCGCGCCTACTGGCTCGGCGGCGCCCGCGACACCTCCGTGGCGATCCTGCGCCGGATCGCCCAATGGCTCGGCGACACCTGCGACCAGCACCGCCCCGCTCAGGAAGGACCCGGCCCCGAACAGCGGCCCCTCACCTGCATACGCCCCGTCGGCCACACCGGACGCCACCTCGACGCCCACGGCCAAAGCTGGCAACAGCGCTGCGACGAATGCGGGCAGACACCCCCGAAGACCCCGGCAACCCGCACCACACGAGCAGGGCGGCGGCCCCGCCCCCGTCCCCCGCTCATCCACCCATGAGACCGCCGCGCCCCGGCAAACCTCCCCACCCACCCGCCGGGGCACGGCCCAACGGAGTCCCCGGAAGAAAAGGCCGGGCACCCCGCCCACGACCGCGTCGCCGCCGAGGCGGCTCTCGGCGAGGAGGACGCGAGCAGCCGACCGGTCGGGTCCGCCGGGATCACGGCGTCGGATCGGCCCCGAGGCTCACGGCCGCGTCGACACCGGGGGACCACAGCACCGACGGCGGGGGCCGCTCGCCGACCGCGATGCCCGCGGCACCGACCAGCGAATCCCGGAACTCCGTCAGCTCGGCGCGGTGCAGCCTCCAGGGCTGATGGGCGATGCGCACCCAGCGGGTGCCGCCGAGGACGCGGGTGTGCAGGCCCCAGCGCGCGGTGACGAACACCTCCATCGGGGACGGGCGCGCGACGGGGTCCCCCGGACGCACCCTGAACCGGGTCGCCGCGCGCGGTCCCGGGCAGCGGCGCAGGCAGGCGTAGCCGATGCGGCCCTCGGGGCCGGTGCCGATCGAGGTGCCGGCCCACATGTAGCGGAGTCCGGCCAGCAGTCGGGCGGCCGCCACGTTGTGCGGGGAGTCGGCGTCCAGGGACATGAACACCACTCCGCGGCGGCCCCGGTCGTCCACCGAGTACAGGCGCACGTTGAACTCGTTGAAGCGCCCGACCGGCACCCGCCCCAGAACGTGCGTGCCGGTCACCCGGAACGCCACGATCCCCACGTAGGTGACGCCGCCGAGCACGTCGGGCCGGGTGCCCGGCGGCAGCAGGTGCGCCACGGACTCCGGCGGGACCGGCCAGTGCAGGAACACGACGTCACGCCAGTCCTGCGTGAGCAGCACCGGCCCCGGCAGCGGCGGCGCGACGGGCGAGGGCAGGAACTCCTCCGGGTCCATCCTTCCGCCGTCCCTTCTCCCGCTCCCGCAGCGGGCTCGCGGAGCCCTCGGCTACCCCTTGCGTCTCCTCCTGCGCTTCTTGGGCTTGGGCTCGTCGCGCAGCTCCACGTAGGGCTCCTCATCGGCCGAACGCCCGGCGGCGATCGCCCGGCCGCGTTCGATCTCGGCGTTGAACTCGGTGCCCAGCAGGATCGCGATGTTGGAGATCCACAGCCACACCAGGAAGATCACCACGGCGGCGAGGCTGCCGTAGGTCTTGTTGTAGGAGCCGAAGTTGGCGACGTAGAAGGCGAACGCGGCCGAGGCGAGCAGCCAGATGACGATGGCCAGCACGCTGCCGGGGCTGATCCAGCTGAACCCGCGCTTGGCGTTGGGCGAGGCCCAGTACAGCAGAGCGATCATGAAGCTCACGATGATCAGCAGCACGGGCCACTTGGCGATGTCCCAGACGGTGACCGCGATCGGGCCGACGCCCAGCAGGTTCCCCACCCGCTCGGCCAGGCCGCCGGTGAGGACCACCGCCACCGCGCTCACGGTGAGCAGGACGACCAGGGTCAGCGTGACCCCCACCCGGATCGGCAGCGTCTTCCAGATCGGCCGCCCTTCGGGAACGTCGTAGACGATGTTGGAGGCGCGCATGAACGCGGCGATGTAGCCGGAGGCCGACCACAGCGCCAGCGCCAGGCTCACCAGACCGAAGATGCCGGCCGTGGTCTGGCTCCGCTGCAGGTTCTCGATCGCCGCGATCAGGACCTGCTCGATCTCGGCGGGCGCGATCCGGCTGATGTTCTGCACCAGCAGGTCCGTCGCCGACTGCCCGGCCAGGCCCAGCAGCGAGATCAGCACCAGCAGGGCCGGGAAGATCGACAGCACCGCGTAGTAGGTCAGGCCCGCCGCGAGGTCGCTGAGGTTGTCCTTACTGAACTCGCCGAAGGTGCGCTTCAGCGACGCCCACCACGAGGGCGCCGGAAGCTCGGTGGGTGTGTCGGGGGCCGCCTCTTCGCCGCTGGGCGGCCGCGTGGGCGGTCCGGCCCGCCGCGCGTCGTCGGACATCGGGTCCCCTCCCCGTCCGGTCTACTTCTTCCTGCCCTTGGCGGGCTTGGCCGGCCAGGTGCCGGTCACCCTGCGGACCCCGGTCGCCCCCGCCCGGTCGACCACCGCCTTGACCACCGCGAAGACCGCTCCGTGGATCGCCGCCGCGGTCAGCACCTCCCGCCAGGTGCTGTCCTCCTTGGTCGCCTCGGGGGCGTCCTCGTGCCCGGCGACCAGCTTCCAGACCTGCTTGAAGATGACACCGGCCAGGATGCCGCCGAGGACGCCGGCCAGCAGGCCGAAGGGCTTGTACATGAACCGCACCGACCTCACCGCCGTCCGCGCTTGGCGGTCACGACGGCTGCGGCCGCTGCGAGGAGGGCCCCCGCGGCCACCGACACCGCGATCCGCCGCCCCTCGGTCATCGGCTCGGACGCGCTCGTCCGCACCGAGTCCACCGCCCGTGCGGCGCCCTCCTTCGCCCTGCTCTTCACGTCGGCCTTCGCCGCCAGCGCCTCGACGGTGTCGCCGAGTTCGGCGCGGGTGCGGTCGATCTCCGCGCGCAGCAGGTCGGGATCCTCCTGGGGCTGCTTCCCGCGGCCCTCCTGGCTTCCGGAAACGTTCTGGGTCATGGGTGCGCCCTTCCCTTGATCTCCGCGACGTCGGCCTGGACGCTGCTCGTGGTCTCCTCGGGTTTCATCGGCGTGCCCTGCCCGACCTGCTTGCGGCCCATGAGGGCGAGGACGCCGGCCACCGCGAACAGCACCGCGGCCACGATGAGGGCCGAGGCCCACGCGGGCAGGACCAGGGCGAGAAGCAGCACCAGCCCGGCGATCAGGGTGCCGAGTCCGAACAGCGCGACCAGGCCGCCCGCGCCGAACATGCCGGCCCCCAGGCCGACGTGCCTGCCCTTCTCCTTCATCTCCACCTGGGCCAGCCGGAGCTCGTCCCTGACCAGATGGGAGATCTGCTCCGATGCCTGTTTGACCAGGTCGGCGGTTGACGGCTCGGTCACTGCCGCGTCCTGACGGCCGACGGTCGGCGACTCGGCCCTCTGGCGAGGAGTGGCCGATGGCTCGGCCGCTGTCGCCCCCTGGCGGTCGACGGGTCCACTCATGGCCGGATCCCCTTTCCCTAGGTTCGGCTCCTTCGCCGCCTGCCCAGAACCCGGACTTCCATGCCCGATCCGGGGAAAGAAGAGGAGGTCGGAGGTTGTGCGCCGCCCGGTCGTCCGTTCCCAAACGGATTACCGACGAGTAACATCAGGCGCTATGACACTCGACAACGCCGAAACGGTGAAATCCGGCCTGCTCGCCTCCGTGCCGTTCACGCGCACACTCGGACTGGAGTTCGTGGACCTGGACGAGGGCCGCGCCGTCATGCGGCTGCCGGACGACGCCGACCACCACAACCACGTCGGCGGCCCGCACGCCGGAGCGATGTTCACGCTCGCCGAATCGGCCTCGGGCGCGATCGTGCTCGCCTCCTTCGGCGACCAGCTCGACCGCGCCGTGCCGCTGGTGCTGCGCGCCGAGATCCACTACCGCAGACTCGCCATGGGGCCCGTGCTCGCCGAGGCCCGGCTGGGCCGCGCCAAGGAGGAGGTCGTGGCCGAGCTCGACGCCGGCACCCGCCCCGAGCTCCCGGTCGAAATCGAACTGCGCACCGAGGACGGGACGGTCACCGGCACGATGACCGTGGTCTGGACCCTGCGCGCCAACGCCTGACTGAGGCTTTCTCGGTCGCATGGGGGTGGTGGTCGGCGGCCGAGGTGTGCTGTGCGGCCGTGTGGTCGGCCGGGTGGCCCGCACCCCACCACCGAGGTGGGCCCCTGCCGCCCTCGCTGCCGCTTTCCGAGTCCAGACCACCCGCCGTCCGGAAGCGAAGAAGGCCGCACGGCAGGCCGCGGCCGCCTGGGCGGAGGACGCGGCCGTCAGGCAGCCCCACCACTCACCGTGTTCTGTCCTGCGAGGTAGGAGGACTGCGACCATCCCGATCCCGTCACACCGATCTAGCGGCGCCTTCTTCCGTGCCTCCCGCGCCGCGGCCGGTCCCGCTGCGCGCGGGGAGGCCGGGAGCCGCCGCGCCGATCCAGCGGAATTGTCGCCTCATCTGGGTACGGTGTCCTCATCCGGAGGTGACCGGATGTGACGACTGGAGGTCGGCGTGAAGTTCCGAGTTGACCGCGACGCGTTCGCCGACGCCGTGGCGTGGACCGCCCGTGCGCTGCCCGCGCGCCCCGCGGTGCCGGTGCTCGCGGGCATGCGCCTGGACATCCCCGACGCGGCCTCGGGCCGGCTGCGGCTGTCCAGCTTCGACTACGAGGTCTCCGCGCGCGCGGCCGTCGACGTCGACGTCGACGAGCCCGGCGGCGTCCTGGTGTCGGGGCGGCTGCTCGCCGAGATCGCGCGCAACCTCCCGCCGCAGCCGGTGGAGGTGGCCTGCGACGGCTCTCGGGTGCTCGTCACCTGCGGCGGCGCGCGGTTCACGCTGCTCACCCTGCCGCTGGAGGACTACCCGACCCTGCCCGACATGCCCAAGGTCGCCGGCTCGCTCCCCGGCGACGTCTTCGCGGCGGCGGTGCGCCAGGTGGCGCCGGCCGCCAGCCGCGACGACACGCTGCCCATGCTCACCGGCGTGCACCTGGCCTTCTCCGGCGAGACGCTGACGCTGGCCGCCACCGACCGCTACCGGGTGGCCGTCCGCGAACTGTGGTGGCGCTCGGAGCTGCCCGACATCACCGCCTCGGCGCTGGTCCCCGCGCGCACGCTGGCCGACACCGCGCGCTCCCTGCTGCCGGGCGGCAACGTCGACATCGCGCTGTCCACGGTCGGCGCCGGATCCTCCCAGGGCGAGGGGATGATCGGCTTCGAGCACGGCGGCAGGCGCACCACGACCCGGCTCATCGACAGCGAGTTCATCAAGTACGAGTCCCGGTTCCCCGACGAGTTCGCCGCACGCGCCCAGGTCGCCACGGCCCCGCTGATCGAGGCGGCGAAGCGGGTCGCGCTGGTGGCCGACCGCAGCACCCCGCTGCGGCTCTCCTTCTCCCGGGGCGAGGTCGTCCTGGAGGCCGGCTCCGGCGACGACGCCCAGGCGCGCGAGGTCCTGGAGGCCGGGTACGAGGGCGAGGAGATCAGGGTCGCGTTCGGTCCGCAGTACCTCCTCGACGGCCTCACCGCGGTCGAGACCGACACCGTGCACCTGAACTTCACCACGCCCACCAAGCCGGCCGTGATCTCCGGCGCCCCCGAGGAGGAGGGCGGCCGGCCCGATTTCCGCTACCTGGTGATGCCGCTGCGGGTGTCGTAGCGGCAGGTCAGTCGGGGCAGCCCTCGTTGCTCTCGATCTCGGCGTCGTCCCTGGGGCACAGTTCGTAGTACAGCGTGCGGCGGCGCACGAGGCGGTGCGACAGCGGGACCGCCCATCCCTGCAGGACGGGGTGCCTGCGGCTCAGCATCCGCGCGGCGCGCTGTGCCTCCCCGCCCTCCAGCGGCTTGACCCCGCCGCGGACGGGCAACCCGTTGGGGTCGCCGCGGAACGTGCAGGGACGCAGGTCGGCGACGGGGTGCCGGCGCAGCCGTTCGGCCTCGCCGGAGTCCTCCCACGCGCGGAACAGCACGCGGTCGCCGTCCACCGCGATCCGCACCGGGGTGTCGACCGCGGTCATGCCGTCCTGGTGGTAGGTGGTCAGCAGCGCGGTCTTCTCGCGATGGAACGTTTTGAGGATCGTGGCCGCGGACATCCTCGTCCTCCCTGTAGTGGGGTTGCTACGGCCTACCTTCCCCGTTTCCGTGACCTGAGTCACTTCTTTCGCGCCGGAAAGCGGCCGCGCGCCCACGGGTGCCCGTGGAGAGGGAGGAGGCGGCCATCGCGGGTGGAATTCGGGCCGCCGGTGCCAGGAGCGTGCCACCCGCACGAACCATGGCCGCATCCGGCCAAACCGGCCGGTTTATCCACAGGCGTATGTGACCGCTGCTAGTTATCCCCAACTATCCACAGGGTTATCCACAGCCTTTTTCCGTGGCTGTGCATAAATCCCCGGCATATGGGACGGACTTCCCGCAGGGAAACGGCCCCCGCCGCCGGCCGCTACTCCCCGTCCGAGATCGAGGACGACGCCCCTCGGCCGACCGCCGTCTCCATGCCCAGCTCGGCGCGGCGTCCGCGCAGGTACCCGGCGCGGTAGCCGGCCCGGTGGTGGGTGCGCTCCGGGCGCGTGGGGCGCAACTGCGGGAACCGGCGCTGGAAGTCCTCCTGGACCCGGTCGACGTCCTCGCGCAGCACGAGTTCGGCGCCGCTCTTGGCCGCGTCGGAACCGGTGCCGCCCGCGCCGCCCTTGGCGCCGGCGGCATCGCCGTCCGGGGAGTCGTCGGCCAGGCGGGCCCGGAACTCCCGGATGCGCTCGGCCACCGCGTAGCCGTAGGCGCGCACGAACGACCGGTAGAACCGGCTGCGCTCGGTGGCCAGGGTCGACCGGTCGTAGTTGCGCAGCTCCCGCAGTCCCGCGACGTGCTCGCGCGCCGAGAAGCGCGCCGAAGCCTCCATCTGCATGGTGATCGAGGGCAGCAGCACCCGGAGGGAGTCCAGCGCGGTGACGGTGCCGACGATGATGAGCATGCGGTCGGTGTTGGCCGAGGTGTTGCCGCGCACCGCCGACTGGCAGCCGTAGGCCGAGGCGATCGCGGCGAGCGCCTTGACCCGTGCCTTGCCGTGCCCGCCCACGCCGGACACGGGGAAGTCGAGCCGGGTCACCGACTCGGCCGCCTCGCCGCGCTGCGCGCGCGCCTCGGCCTCGGCGATCGCGTGCCGGGTCATCAGCTCCGCGGCCTTGGCGGTGAAGGCCTGGCTCTCGGCGTCGGTGACCGACGGGTCCTCGGCCATGCGGAGCAGGCCGCGGACCCGCTCGATCATCTTCTGCCGGGCCTCGGTGCCCTGTCTGGACGTCTCTCGCGGGTCACCGGAACGGGCGCCGTCCCCGTGCGGTCGCCTGCCGGAGTCAGTCCCCATCGACACGGCTCCGCCCTGTCTCGGCGGGGTGCGCGCGCTCGTCTCCCCTTGTCACTTCCGTGCCGCGAGCGCAGGCTTCCGGCGGGTTATCGACTGACATAGAAAGCGTGGTGGCCCCTCGTGGTCCGGCTCGGTCTGACTGGGAGGTCGCAACGCCCGGTCAGGCCGACTTGTTCCCCGCGACCATACCGATGATGCCGAGGATGACCCAGATCACGGCGGCGACGCCCAGACCCGCGAAGGCCGCGCCGAAGAGGCCGCTGATGACCGCGCCGCTCAGGACCGCGCCAATGTAGGACACCACGGCCGTTCCCGCGCCGCCCAGCAGGGCCGGGCCCGCGGCGAACCGCCACGGGTACTGGCCGGCGTAGCGCCGCGCCCGCCGGTCGCCCTTGCTCCCCAGCAGCGCGACGCCGCCGCCCACCAGGGAGAAGAAGAAGATCGCGGTGGTCAGCGCGCCGCCGACGGGGAACGCGCTCAGGTTCAGCAGGAAGTGCGCGGCCCCCGTGACCGCGCCGGCCGCCGTGGCCGTGCCCCAGGGCCAGATCATGGTCGCCGAGGCGACCGGAGTGAATGCGTTCCCGCGCTCCAGCGTCATGTCTGCTCCTCACATCATGAGCCTTGCCGGCATGGCCGGATCGTCCGGCCGATGCTGCCAGCATGCCCGAGGACCGCCGTGCGGTACATCAGGGCGCACCCCTGGTCTTCCCCCGAGATGCGGTCCCTACTACCCCGGTCCCCTTCTCTGTTGAGAACGCGGATCGGGGGCGCCGCGTTCCCGACGCGCGGAAGGCGGCGACCCGATGCGGGTCCGACGACCTTGACCACCGAGGACTTGACGCCCCGGCCACAGGGGGTTGAACCTCGACCCGAGGACGCAAGCGCACACCGCCGCCTTGAGCGCCGGGCCGAAACCGCGGTGCCGTCCCGCGTCCACGGTGTCGGCGTGCGCTTCGCGCGCGTGAGGGCGATTTCCCTCCTGGGGCTGGCCTACACAACCCTCTGGGGCCAAGGTTAAAACTCAAGGTCAAGACCGCCGAGACAAGGGGACCGTCGCCTCACCGGTTCGCCGGGTCGGCGGCGGCCGCCGCGCTCAGCAGCCACGACGGGGACGCGACGCTCGCGCCGGCGGCCCGGCAGCGGTCCCCCAGCTCCCGGTCGGCGGTGACGACCAGCGCGCAGGACGCGCCGGCGTGCAGACCGGCCAGCTCCGCGACCGTGTCGTCGCCCTCCCCGGGCGCCTCGACCACCTCGACGCCGGGCACCGAGGCCGTTTCGCGCGCGGCCCCCTCCACCACCATCAGGATCCGCGGGAACCACCGGTGCAGGGAGGTGAGCGCGAGCCCGGCCGGGAGCTCGGCGCCGTCCAGCCCGGTCCCGGCGAGCCCCGCCAGCTCGTCGCGCAGCCGCGCCGCCGCACCCGGGCGGTCGCGCCACCAGCCGTCGGGCCGGTGGCCCACCGCGTTGGCCGCGTCCACGACCAGCACCAGCCGCTGCGCCAACGCTGCGCGCACCTGCGGCCAGATCAGTCCGAACGCCGGGAGCAGCGGCATCGACCCGACCTCGTCGACCGGCACCCAGCGGATCGCCGCGCTCTCGGAGTTGCCGGGCGTGAACACGCGCCGCTCGGGGATGCGCCCCAGCACGGTGTCGTAGGACCAGACCACGTGGTCCTGCCGGTGGATCCCGCCGAAGGCGACCCCGCCCAGGTCACCGGTGACCTCCTCGCCGAACTCGCGCAGCGCGGCCGCCACCGAGGACTCTTCGCTGTCGCGGGCGCCGCCGGGCATGCCCCAGGTGTTGCCCTGATGGGTCCACCAGGCCCGATGCTGCAGCAGGACGTGGCCGGTTCCGGCCGTGTCGTGCGCGTGCAGGAGCAGGCCCGACGCCCCGTAGAGTCCCCAGCGGCGCGAGCCGTCGGGCAGCACGACCCAGCCGTTACCGTCTCCTGCGCTCATCGGGCCTCCCCGCGTCGACCGTGCGAACCGCGACCGGATCCGCTCCTCGCACAACCAGCCTGTCAAGCGTGGCCTTCCCCGGCCAGTGCGGATGGAGGAGCACGGACGGCCCGGCGCTAGGATTTCGGTTCGATGAAGGCAATGGCGACATCCGCGGCGATGCTCCCGGTCTACGGCCTCGACCTGGTGAGGCGCTACTGGGCTCCTCTGCTGTGCGTGTACACGGCCGGGCAGCTCCTGCACTCCCTGATGCTGCGCGGCATGGTCCAGATCGCCGGGGTCAACGGGGTGGCGGCGCTCGCCGGCCTCAGCGTCTCCATCCTGGTGACGCTGGCGACCACCATCGTCATGTTCCACCTGCTGCGCCCGGGCATGCCGGCCCTCGAAGCCGAGCTGTTCGGCGGGCGCGCCGACGTCGGCCAGGGGGGTTCGACCTTCGCCGACAGGGAGCGCCGCATCGTCGACGCCGTGGCGATGGCGATCCTGCCGTTCCTGATCTTCTACAGCGCGTGGGGCCTGTTCGTCGAGGAGTACCGGGAGTACGCCGTCTCCTCCCTCAACGAGCACGGCCTGGCCGGGATCACCACCACG
This sequence is a window from Spinactinospora alkalitolerans. Protein-coding genes within it:
- a CDS encoding DUF3618 domain-containing protein; this encodes MTQNVSGSQEGRGKQPQEDPDLLRAEIDRTRAELGDTVEALAAKADVKSRAKEGAARAVDSVRTSASEPMTEGRRIAVSVAAGALLAAAAAVVTAKRGRR
- a CDS encoding DUF2786 domain-containing protein; this encodes MIERVRGLLRMAEDPSVTDAESQAFTAKAAELMTRHAIAEAEARAQRGEAAESVTRLDFPVSGVGGHGKARVKALAAIASAYGCQSAVRGNTSANTDRMLIIVGTVTALDSLRVLLPSITMQMEASARFSAREHVAGLRELRNYDRSTLATERSRFYRSFVRAYGYAVAERIREFRARLADDSPDGDAAGAKGGAGGTGSDAAKSGAELVLREDVDRVQEDFQRRFPQLRPTRPERTHHRAGYRAGYLRGRRAELGMETAVGRGASSSISDGE
- a CDS encoding helix-turn-helix domain-containing protein is translated as MAEQRQSIRRRRLSAELKRARQDASMTVEDVANATEWSMGKISNIETGVRLRPTVMEIKGLLDIYGVTDERRREAVLDLTRQARERGWWSKYSDIFTDDFPAFEAEARSIHTYELAIIPGLLQSPGYVELMMRALLRRNPLDIDRVLETRKRRQAILDRANSPELWAVIDEAALLRFRSAEEAFREQVQHLIDVAEADNTVTIQVLPFASGMHAGVRGPFVVLDFAEFVNPVVYLETDTDGLYLEEPEEVDRYRRLFDHVRTSARYPDASLQMLKDLL
- a CDS encoding DUF4235 domain-containing protein, with the protein product MYKPFGLLAGVLGGILAGVIFKQVWKLVAGHEDAPEATKEDSTWREVLTAAAIHGAVFAVVKAVVDRAGATGVRRVTGTWPAKPAKGRKK
- a CDS encoding YqjF family protein encodes the protein MDPEEFLPSPVAPPLPGPVLLTQDWRDVVFLHWPVPPESVAHLLPPGTRPDVLGGVTYVGIVAFRVTGTHVLGRVPVGRFNEFNVRLYSVDDRGRRGVVFMSLDADSPHNVAAARLLAGLRYMWAGTSIGTGPEGRIGYACLRRCPGPRAATRFRVRPGDPVARPSPMEVFVTARWGLHTRVLGGTRWVRIAHQPWRLHRAELTEFRDSLVGAAGIAVGERPPPSVLWSPGVDAAVSLGADPTP
- the dnaN gene encoding DNA polymerase III subunit beta; this encodes MKFRVDRDAFADAVAWTARALPARPAVPVLAGMRLDIPDAASGRLRLSSFDYEVSARAAVDVDVDEPGGVLVSGRLLAEIARNLPPQPVEVACDGSRVLVTCGGARFTLLTLPLEDYPTLPDMPKVAGSLPGDVFAAAVRQVAPAASRDDTLPMLTGVHLAFSGETLTLAATDRYRVAVRELWWRSELPDITASALVPARTLADTARSLLPGGNVDIALSTVGAGSSQGEGMIGFEHGGRRTTTRLIDSEFIKYESRFPDEFAARAQVATAPLIEAAKRVALVADRSTPLRLSFSRGEVVLEAGSGDDAQAREVLEAGYEGEEIRVAFGPQYLLDGLTAVETDTVHLNFTTPTKPAVISGAPEEEGGRPDFRYLVMPLRVS
- a CDS encoding YihY/virulence factor BrkB family protein, translating into MSDDARRAGPPTRPPSGEEAAPDTPTELPAPSWWASLKRTFGEFSKDNLSDLAAGLTYYAVLSIFPALLVLISLLGLAGQSATDLLVQNISRIAPAEIEQVLIAAIENLQRSQTTAGIFGLVSLALALWSASGYIAAFMRASNIVYDVPEGRPIWKTLPIRVGVTLTLVVLLTVSAVAVVLTGGLAERVGNLLGVGPIAVTVWDIAKWPVLLIIVSFMIALLYWASPNAKRGFSWISPGSVLAIVIWLLASAAFAFYVANFGSYNKTYGSLAAVVIFLVWLWISNIAILLGTEFNAEIERGRAIAAGRSADEEPYVELRDEPKPKKRRRRRKG
- a CDS encoding PPOX class F420-dependent oxidoreductase, coding for MSAATILKTFHREKTALLTTYHQDGMTAVDTPVRIAVDGDRVLFRAWEDSGEAERLRRHPVADLRPCTFRGDPNGLPVRGGVKPLEGGEAQRAARMLSRRHPVLQGWAVPLSHRLVRRRTLYYELCPRDDAEIESNEGCPD
- a CDS encoding NUDIX hydrolase, with the protein product MSAGDGNGWVVLPDGSRRWGLYGASGLLLHAHDTAGTGHVLLQHRAWWTHQGNTWGMPGGARDSEESSVAAALREFGEEVTGDLGGVAFGGIHRQDHVVWSYDTVLGRIPERRVFTPGNSESAAIRWVPVDEVGSMPLLPAFGLIWPQVRAALAQRLVLVVDAANAVGHRPDGWWRDRPGAAARLRDELAGLAGTGLDGAELPAGLALTSLHRWFPRILMVVEGAARETASVPGVEVVEAPGEGDDTVAELAGLHAGASCALVVTADRELGDRCRAAGASVASPSWLLSAAAAADPANR
- a CDS encoding DUF4442 domain-containing protein — protein: MTLDNAETVKSGLLASVPFTRTLGLEFVDLDEGRAVMRLPDDADHHNHVGGPHAGAMFTLAESASGAIVLASFGDQLDRAVPLVLRAEIHYRRLAMGPVLAEARLGRAKEEVVAELDAGTRPELPVEIELRTEDGTVTGTMTVVWTLRANA
- a CDS encoding phage holin family protein, encoding MTEPSTADLVKQASEQISHLVRDELRLAQVEMKEKGRHVGLGAGMFGAGGLVALFGLGTLIAGLVLLLALVLPAWASALIVAAVLFAVAGVLALMGRKQVGQGTPMKPEETTSSVQADVAEIKGRAHP